TGACGCGAGAAGGGATCGGCGTGAACGTGCTGCTCGTAGTTGAACAGCATGATGGTCCACAAGGCGAAGAAGCCTGGGATCCCTGCGGCAAGAACCCACAGCTTCAAACCAGGGCCCCAGCCATAGAGGAAGATCGCCAGCGCGAGCAGTAGCGTGTGAGTTCCGTACACGATCACGTACTGGGAGATGATACGACGGTAGAGCGTCGGGTTCTTCTCCTTGGCCTTCGCGATGAACGTCTTGATCGGATCGCTCTGGTAGTAGCTCGACACGAAGAAGTAAGTCAGCGCGACGAGGAAGTTGTGGCGGTTGGTGAAGCGCCACGTGATCGTCGCGTCACCCGCTTTGTTCACGAGCTTGTGGTGGTTCAGGTTGTGGGTCGGGATCCACGCGAACGTCGGGTAACCGTAGAAAATGGAAATCCACGTCCCGAAGAAGTTGTTCGCGCCCTTCGACTTGAACGTTGGGCTGTGGTTGTGGTTGTGCGCGATGACGCCACAAGCCAGCGCGAAGTAGCAGCTGAGCGGCCACAGGTAGCCGGTCAGATCAGGGCGCACGTAAAGGAACGCCAACAATCCTG
This is a stretch of genomic DNA from Polyangiaceae bacterium. It encodes these proteins:
- a CDS encoding fatty acid desaturase codes for the protein MVRHAADYRTLLWTFVLTPGLLAFLYVRPDLTGYLWPLSCYFALACGVIAHNHNHSPTFKSKGANNFFGTWISIFYGYPTFAWIPTHNLNHHKLVNKAGDATITWRFTNRHNFLVALTYFFVSSYYQSDPIKTFIAKAKEKNPTLYRRIISQYVIVYGTHTLLLALAIFLYGWGPGLKLWVLAAGIPGFFALWTIMLFNYEQHVHADPFSRHNHSRNFEGKLLNFLLFNNGLHSAHHENAGTHWSKLPEVHAQLREHIDPRLVHRSVWWYWFQQYFLAVFVRSLGTQQVGRAGFEPPEGDVDVTADEVELGEAGTNAAMV